Below is a genomic region from Nilaparvata lugens isolate BPH chromosome 3, ASM1435652v1, whole genome shotgun sequence.
gttCTCTGCTCTTGAATGACATTATTCTGGCtttattgaatgttttgatattttttagatAGAAAACCCCAAGCTTAGGGTTAGAGTTAGGTTTGGCTATACGCTACCTTATGACACCCGAATATAGGACATTCTTCTCACCCTCTTATACAAGTCAGAACGTATCTTTACCCCATTAAAAAATATCCTTCTTTGAAAGAAGAAACTGAAGATTTCAGGAATGCCATTAATATTCGCAACCACACATCATGCTAATTGTTTTACAAAATGTCTTTGGATTCAATAATACTGTCATAGTTCACAAGAAGCTGGAATACGTTTTGCCATGAGAGCGATAGAACCGTCCAATCTGGGATAGGCCAGTTTGTCACCATGCTTGTACGTTTTGTAGTCCAATGAAGTTACAGTCTCGAATCCAGCTTTTTTGGCCAAGTACTGAGATAGTGGGCTCGTGAATGCGGTGACGGTGAGACGAATGCCCAGGGCTCTGCAAAGCGGTGTGCGAGCCATCAGCAGCCGATACCCAACTCCATCTCCACTGTACTGCGGCGCAACGCTCAGGCCGTATGCCGTCAAATACTTGCGAGTGCCGTAGAGGCTAGCAATATCAACATCTTTCTCCAGATCAATAACGGTTCGAACAGTCTTCTTCACGGCTTTTCCTTGCAGCTAGAAAGAGTGATGAGGTCAGTGAAGCTAACAATgagaaattaatcaatgataGTTTATTTCGAGAAAAATGATTAATCATTTAtccaaagaataattgaatcgtTTTCTATTATTGTTTTTCCCTTTTTAAAAGCAGTGTAGCAGTAGAATTGAAAATGGAGGCTTTTGAGATATCAAAGTAAGTGCTATGGTATAGCTTGTGCTAtagtaattttgtttttgagataaaaattattcttattgcgaATGATTCAATGAGATGATTAAATCGGTGGGATTCAAACTCACAAACCAGGCACTGTATTGATttagtttttgacaataaattgataGCGATCTTAGATATCTAAATTGAATCAAGCAGTCTAGCCAATCCATGATCGTTTTTCGAAAAATATGGTATTCAGTATACAACTTTTCACAGAAGTAATACATTACGCTTCATTTTATACTTTATTGTAACACTGATAACTCTTGAGATTAGAAAATACTAGTGATTTAAATTCTCACATATTTTGCTTCCATGTTGTTTTATCTCACTAGAATTTTTGAGCACAAAGCTGCTCAGAGTTTCGCAGATTGACATGGCGCACAAATGTGAGTTTTTTCattcac
It encodes:
- the LOC111057673 gene encoding uncharacterized protein LOC111057673, which encodes MELRLPDGLPSELDRFEGKAHGDHPPLKYMIQVITEDLIEDAVQHMTKYFLVRENILSSAAYLEDSVSMKVCHDLWRKILKVGVGLVALVELNEDGETKKKVAGINLTTIANLDDEKNSKDELLKLQGKAVKKTVRTVIDLEKDVDIASLYGTRKYLTAYGLSVAPQYSGDGVGYRLLMARTPLCRALGIRLTVTAFTSPLSQYLAKKAGFETVTSLDYKTYKHGDKLAYPRLDGSIALMAKRIPASCEL